A section of the Pithys albifrons albifrons isolate INPA30051 chromosome 4, PitAlb_v1, whole genome shotgun sequence genome encodes:
- the LOC139670806 gene encoding PAX3- and PAX7-binding protein 1-like isoform X2, translating to MEVSVKEHIWPTVDPLNRASVEILKQCCGLNPLLFYGCEEQEQVKDEADISLLPTIVERVVLPKLTVISENIWDPFSTTQTCRVVAIVQKPVDGYPSVVNAENKNTQMLLKALLLRMRRTLDADVFMPFYPKNILENKNSGPYLFFQRQFWSSGKLLGNFLQWYGILSNQTLQELSIDGLLNRHILMAFQNSEYGEDSMKKAQSGAHQAGHKAPGEYPSPGSRRDSCK from the exons GGCAAGTGTCGAGATTTTGAAACAATGTTGTGGTTTGAATCCTTTGCTGTTTTACGGCTGTGAAGAGCAGGAGCAAGTGAAAGATGAAGCTGATATTTCACTGTTGCCTACCATTGTAGAGCGAGTTGTTCTTCCTAAATTAACAG tgatttcagaaaatatctggGATCCTTTTTCTACCACACAGACATGTAGAGTGGTGGCAATTGTACAGAAACCAGTAGATGGATACCCCTCAGTGgtgaatgcagaaaacaaaaacacacaa ATGCTTTTGAAGGCATTATTGCTAAGAATGAGGAGAACACTAGATGCTGATGTATTCATGCCCTTCTATCCAAAAAA CATCTTAGAAAACAAGAACTCGGGTCcatatttgtttttccaacGTCAGTTTTGGTCCTCTGGTAAG TTATTAGGAAACTTTCTCCAGTGGTATGGGATCCTTTCAAATCAAACTCTCCAGGAGCTGTCCATAGATGGGCTGCTGAACAGGCACATTCTTATGGCTTTTCAAAACTCAGAGTATGGAGAGGACAGCATGAAGAAGGCTCAAAGT GGAGCACATCAGGCAGGTCATAAAGCTCCTGGCGAGTACCCGAGCCCTGGATCACGCCGTGACAGTTGCAAATGA